The Gammaproteobacteria bacterium genome segment AACTCCCAGATGAAACTCGCGGAAGAATTGAGTTGATGTATCTGGTTACTCTCCAGATCCAGGATCAGAAATTCATCATCAACCGCTCGAACCGTCAGGCTCTCACGCTGCTTGTACCGCATCAGACAGCAACTTTCCCCAGAAATACCGCAGGTATGATAATAGCTTAGGCAGCAAAGACCGATCAACATATAATTGGCCTGCCAGCAACATGCCAAAAGACCGCTTCGCGCCGTAGTGCAGAAATGTCGAAGCGGTCAACGCTTCGAATCTTTACTATTGAAATTTATAGAATTATAAACCACCCAGCCATGCACCCACCCACCGCCGCAATGGACACCGCCCCGTGGTCGCCCTCCCCGGAAGAGAGGCTGATGCTGATCTGCGCCCGGCGGGAAATAGCCCCGCCCCTGCAAAGGGAAGCACACAAACTGGCGCAGCATGTCGACTGGGGACGTATGGTCGAGCTATCGCGCTGCAACATCGAGTCGGCGCCATGGTGTATGCAACGATCAAACGGCAATTGCCCGAAGCGATACCGGAACAGTTGTTGACACAATTGCGGGCAAACGCCCTAGCAGGCACCCACGGCAATCTGGTGCTACTGCGGGAAATGCTACGCGTCGCCAGGCAACTGAGTACATGCCGTATCCGCTTTGCCATCTTCAAGGGACTGACCCTCAATCAGATGGTCTACCAGGATCTGGGCATCCGGAAATGCGGAGATATCGACATCCTGGTCGGCCAGAGAGATTTCACGCGGGTGAAGGATCTGCTGCTCGCCGACGGATTCTCCCCGACGCTGACTGACCTGGCCGAGGTGCAATACTTGCAGTCAGGTCTATGGCACGAGCAGCGCCAGGTCAGCATTGACCTGCACTGGGGTATACCGCCGCGCGAACTGGGTATACGCGCGGACAAGATTCTGGAGAATGCATCCGGGATCTTTATTGGCGGACAGTCTCTGCCGGCATTCAGCCCCGAAGATCTGCTCATCATCCTGTGCGTCAATGCCACCAAGGAATACTGGAACCAGCTACTCTATCCCTATTGCGACATCCACGAATTTCTGAGCAGTCATCCCGGGCTCAACAGGTCTGCGCTGTTCACGCGCGCACGGGAATTGCGTTGCGAGCGCATGGTGAGGACAGCGCTTAGGGTGGTGGCCGCGCTGTACGATATGGCAGCCCTGGGCGGTGACAACCGCAGGACGATGGAAAATGATCGTGCGGCGCAAGAACTGATACTGCAACTATTCGATCATCGTCCTGACGAAGGCACATTCATCAGCCACAGACGACTCTTATATCTTTTCGACTCCACCGACGACTACTTCATGACGCTCATCGACACTCCGCTGCAGCGTCTGTCATACCGGCTGCTTCACATACCGCTGCGGCGGTTCGTACCGGAGGCTCTGCGTGCTGACGACACGCCGCTACCACGCGGACTTGATTTTCTGCGACCCGCCGCCAGAGCAGCGCGCATATGCGGCCTGATTTTGCGCAAGGGTTACCAGAAAATGAAACAACGCATCGGTTAGAACGCAAGGGAAACCAGAACCGGCTATCCTCATGCCCGACCGCATCGAGAGAAGAACTGGCGGAGAATTTACTGGTTATCGACTAGTGCCGGATTGTATTTTTGCGTTCGCGGGAACAACAGACTTTTGAAAGTTGCTCTTTGACACGAAGGCACAGGCGTCCGCCTTCAGGCGGCGGTCCATCGCCACGACGATGTAGGCCCGCAGGGCGAGCAGATTGTTGTCCAGAGACCTGGGCTGTGTCATCCGCTTCTTGTACATCCGCAACCTCTCCGGGACCAGCCACATGACAGACTTTGGAATTATGTGGCTGCGCGGCGCACGCCTGACCGGCGAAATCGCGACGCCATTCAGCACCTGCGCGATCAGTTCATTGGACAGCAAAGCCCTCGCGTCCTCACTTTCCAGCGACTCGCACAGATGACGGACGACTGTCGGCGATGCGAGAATACCCGCCGTATTTTCAATCGCATTATGCTCGGCGAAATCGATCTTCGGGCTCAGGTCACGGATGATCTCGCTGTACATTGAGCGGCCGTCGCGCAGATGATCCGGCAGGGGCGACGATGACATCCAGTATGCGGCGCGACAACAGCGGATTCATTACCTCGACTAGGCGCTCTTGATGTCGTTCAACGCGGCCCAGATAACCGGACAGCGGTATTCGTGAGGTGAGGCGATCGCGCCAGGTCGATAATGTCTCGCTCTCACGCCGATGTAAATGCTCCGG includes the following:
- a CDS encoding nucleotidyltransferase family protein yields the protein MVYATIKRQLPEAIPEQLLTQLRANALAGTHGNLVLLREMLRVARQLSTCRIRFAIFKGLTLNQMVYQDLGIRKCGDIDILVGQRDFTRVKDLLLADGFSPTLTDLAEVQYLQSGLWHEQRQVSIDLHWGIPPRELGIRADKILENASGIFIGGQSLPAFSPEDLLIILCVNATKEYWNQLLYPYCDIHEFLSSHPGLNRSALFTRARELRCERMVRTALRVVAALYDMAALGGDNRRTMENDRAAQELILQLFDHRPDEGTFISHRRLLYLFDSTDDYFMTLIDTPLQRLSYRLLHIPLRRFVPEALRADDTPLPRGLDFLRPAARAARICGLILRKGYQKMKQRIG